The region CGTGAACTTCATCATGAGCAATGCGCAAGCGACACAAACGATCATGAACATGGAAAACACGGATAAAAACATCGCCCATCACGGTGTCACTGTCTCCACTCTTTCGATCGCATTGGCGCAAAAACTGGGAATCAACGATCCAAAGAAGACACAGCTTCTAACTTTAGGTGCTCTTCTTCATGATTATGGTCATCACAACTCGCCATTAAATTTAAACCAGCCCTTAGATAAAATGAGCCCCGAAGACAAAAAAATGTGGAATCAACATCCCCGCGACGGCGCCCAAAAGGTTCACGATAAAAAACACTTCGATCAAACTGTGATTAATATCATTGCGCAACACGAAGAAACAATTAACGGCGCAGGCCCCAAAGGCATGCGCGAAAAAGAGATGGATCCTCTCTCAGTCATCGTCTCATCGGCGAATGCCATGGACCGTCTGATCACCTTCGAAGGTGTTCCAAAAACGGAAGCGGCTAAAAAACTAATGATTGATCACGTCGGCAAGCACCCGCTTCAGCATTTACAGATGTTGAATGATATTCTGCGCGGAGTTTAGACAATAAGCTTACTGCCGGAGGCAGTAAGCTTTATTCTGACAAGAAATACCCATCCGGGATTTTAGAACACAAAACCCACAGTCAGCATCGGAAACAACTCAGAGACTTTTGTTTTAGAGTCAGCCCCATTAGTTTCTTTGTATTCAATCGAACGATAGGTCAATTCCACACCTACGATCACAGAGCTTGAAACCTCGGATATATAACCAAAGTCACCTTGAAATCCAGAACCCTCTTTGAGGTTGCCGTTTTCAGCTGACACGAGATAGTGACCTTTTAGAAAGAAACCGCTCGCGCCGAAGTATCCTATGGAAGCACCCATCGCACTGCCATCTGCATCC is a window of Bdellovibrio bacteriovorus DNA encoding:
- a CDS encoding HD-GYP domain-containing protein, which encodes MDYVSIRVSTLRGDQKIDFNAYVKINDKMILYLRRGDSFEGERLQRLKDKKLRKMYILTDEENTYRSYLQKNIEMAYDNSSNKDIQTRAEIIQGSQQSNTEEVFENPDNVESYNYCKDAAGKYVNFIMSNAQATQTIMNMENTDKNIAHHGVTVSTLSIALAQKLGINDPKKTQLLTLGALLHDYGHHNSPLNLNQPLDKMSPEDKKMWNQHPRDGAQKVHDKKHFDQTVINIIAQHEETINGAGPKGMREKEMDPLSVIVSSANAMDRLITFEGVPKTEAAKKLMIDHVGKHPLQHLQMLNDILRGV